Proteins encoded within one genomic window of Triticum aestivum cultivar Chinese Spring chromosome 2D, IWGSC CS RefSeq v2.1, whole genome shotgun sequence:
- the LOC123053166 gene encoding histone H2A.Z-specific chaperone chz-1 — protein MATADGQSQPAATEPSPSPAKRKTDTDSEISPLDPPAKAARPGADEEAAAEAKARVADKGKGKMVVDEEEEGDEESDEEEDDEEVEGDGDESDGLCEDPLSEVDLNNILSSRTRRCSPAQPGAYLVPPEEAAEDDEDDEDADVDMAPGEESGDGEESD, from the coding sequence ATGGCGACCGCCGACGGCCAGTCCCAGCCTGCGGCCACCGAACCCTCCCCATCCCCGGCCAAGCGTAAGACGGACACCGACTCCGAGATCTCTCCCCTCGACCCACCCGCCAAGGCCGCCCGCCCCGGCGCTGACGAGGAGGCCGCCGCCGAGGCCAAGGCCCGGGTCGCGGACAAGGGGAAGGGCAAGATGGTGgtcgatgaggaggaagaaggcgacgaggaaagcgacgaggaggaggatgacgaggaggtcgagggagatggCGACGAGAGTGACGGCTTATGCGAGGATCCCCTCTCCGAGGTCGACCTCAACAACATCCTGTCCTCTCGGACCCGCCGCTGCTCCCCAGCACAGCCTGGGGCGTACCTGGTGCCACCAGAGGAGGCAGcggaggatgacgaggacgatgaggacGCAGACGTCGACATGGCTCCCGGGGAGGAGAGCGGCGACGGGGAGGAGAGCGATTAG